In a single window of the Bacillus mycoides genome:
- the ahpF gene encoding alkyl hydroperoxide reductase subunit F, which translates to MILDADIKTQLSQYLQLMENDILLKVSAGDDNVSKDMLSLVDELATMSSKITVEKVELERTPSFSVNRPGEETGVVFAGIPLGHEFTSLVLALLQVSGRAPKVEQKLIDQIKNIQGEYHFESYISLSCHNCPDVVQALNVMSVLNSGITHTMIDGAAFKEEVESKDIMAVPTVYLNGESFGSGRMTLEEILAKMGNGPDASELSDKDPYDVLVVGGGPAGASAAIYAARKGIRTGIVAERFGGQVMDTMGIENFISVKRTEGPKLVASLEEHVKEYDIDVMNLQRAKRLEKKELIEVELENGAILKSKSVIVSTGARWRNVGVPGEAEFKNKGVAYCPHCDGPLFIGKDVAVIGGGNSGIEAAIDLAGIVKHVTVLEFMPELKADAVLQERLNSLPNVTVLKNVQTKEITGTDKVNGISYIDRETEEVHHVELQGVFVQIGLVPNTDWLGETVERVRGEIVTDKHGATNVPGVFGAGDCTNNPYKQIIISMGSGANAALGAFDYLIRN; encoded by the coding sequence ATGATACTAGATGCAGATATAAAAACACAACTATCCCAATACCTTCAGTTAATGGAGAACGATATTTTACTTAAAGTAAGCGCAGGAGACGATAACGTATCTAAAGATATGTTATCTCTAGTAGATGAATTAGCTACTATGTCATCTAAGATTACAGTAGAAAAAGTTGAACTAGAGAGAACACCAAGCTTTAGCGTAAATCGCCCTGGTGAAGAAACTGGTGTCGTATTCGCTGGTATTCCATTAGGACACGAATTTACTTCATTAGTGTTAGCTTTACTACAAGTTAGTGGACGTGCTCCAAAAGTTGAACAAAAATTAATCGATCAAATCAAAAACATTCAAGGCGAATATCATTTTGAATCTTATATCAGCCTAAGTTGTCATAACTGTCCTGATGTTGTACAAGCTCTTAACGTGATGAGCGTTCTAAACTCTGGTATTACACATACTATGATTGATGGCGCTGCATTTAAAGAGGAAGTAGAAAGTAAAGACATCATGGCAGTACCAACTGTTTACCTAAATGGCGAATCTTTCGGAAGCGGTCGTATGACACTTGAAGAAATTTTAGCTAAAATGGGTAACGGTCCAGATGCATCAGAGCTTTCTGATAAAGATCCATACGATGTTCTTGTTGTTGGTGGCGGCCCAGCTGGTGCAAGTGCAGCAATTTATGCAGCACGTAAAGGCATCCGCACTGGTATCGTTGCTGAGCGCTTCGGTGGTCAAGTAATGGATACTATGGGTATTGAGAACTTCATCAGCGTAAAACGCACTGAAGGTCCTAAGCTAGTAGCAAGCCTTGAAGAGCACGTAAAAGAATACGACATCGATGTAATGAATCTACAACGTGCGAAACGTTTAGAGAAAAAAGAACTTATTGAAGTGGAACTTGAAAACGGCGCTATTCTGAAAAGTAAGAGCGTAATCGTTTCAACAGGTGCTCGCTGGCGTAATGTTGGCGTACCGGGTGAAGCTGAGTTCAAAAACAAAGGTGTAGCATACTGCCCACACTGTGACGGTCCATTATTCATCGGAAAAGATGTAGCGGTTATCGGCGGTGGTAACTCTGGTATTGAAGCAGCTATCGACTTAGCAGGTATTGTTAAGCACGTAACTGTTCTTGAATTCATGCCAGAATTAAAAGCTGATGCTGTATTACAAGAACGTCTTAACAGCTTACCAAACGTAACTGTTCTGAAAAACGTTCAAACGAAAGAAATCACTGGTACTGATAAAGTAAACGGTATTTCTTACATCGATCGTGAAACTGAAGAAGTACACCATGTTGAATTACAAGGTGTATTCGTTCAAATCGGTCTTGTGCCAAACACAGACTGGTTAGGCGAAACAGTTGAACGCGTTCGCGGTGAAATCGTAACAGACAAGCACGGCGCTACAAACGTACCAGGAGTGTTTGGTGCAGGTGACTGTACAAATAATCCGTACAAACAAATCATCATCTCTATGGGTTCAGGTGCGAATGCAGCTTTAGGTGCATTTGATTACTTAATCCGTAACTAA
- a CDS encoding L-fuculose-phosphate aldolase, whose translation MLLQKEREEVVAYGKKMISSGLTKGTGGNISIFNREQGLVAISPSGLDYYETTPEDVVILNLDGEVIEGERKPSSELDMHLIYYRNREDINALVHTHSPYAKTIASLGWELPAVSYLIAFAGPNVRCAPYETFGTEQLAEAAFEGMIDRRAVLLANHGLMAGANNIKMAFTIAEEIEFCAQIYYQTKSVGEPKLLPEDEMENLAKKFEGYGQQ comes from the coding sequence ATGTTACTGCAAAAAGAAAGAGAAGAAGTTGTAGCGTACGGAAAGAAAATGATTTCTAGTGGTTTAACAAAGGGGACTGGCGGTAATATTAGTATTTTCAATCGTGAACAAGGTCTTGTTGCAATTAGCCCAAGTGGTCTAGATTATTATGAAACGACGCCTGAAGATGTAGTTATATTGAATTTAGATGGTGAAGTGATAGAAGGAGAGAGAAAACCATCAAGCGAATTAGATATGCACCTTATCTATTATAGAAATCGTGAAGATATAAATGCGCTTGTGCATACACATTCTCCTTACGCGAAGACAATCGCATCATTAGGGTGGGAACTTCCTGCAGTATCGTATTTAATTGCTTTTGCAGGCCCGAATGTACGCTGTGCACCGTATGAAACATTTGGTACGGAGCAATTAGCAGAGGCTGCTTTCGAGGGCATGATTGATCGCCGTGCAGTTTTACTTGCGAACCATGGTTTAATGGCCGGAGCGAATAATATAAAAATGGCGTTTACTATTGCAGAAGAAATAGAGTTTTGTGCTCAAATTTATTATCAAACGAAAAGTGTCGGAGAACCGAAATTACTGCCAGAAGACGAGATGGAGAATTTGGCGAAGAAGTTTGAAGGGTATGGGCAGCAGTAA
- the mtnK gene encoding S-methyl-5-thioribose kinase, translating to MSKFTKYFLMEAKDVIAYVQEKLPKFEHAKGLKCKEIGDGNLNYVFRVWDEQKNISVIVKQAGDTARISDEFKLSTNRIRIESDVLRLEGELASGLVPNVYLFDSVMNCCVMEDLSDHTILRTALINHQMFPRLADDLTTFMVNTLLLTSDVVMNHKEKKELVKNYINPELCEITEDLVYSEPFTNHNKRNELFQLNEGWIREHIYSDKELRMEVAKLKFSFMTNAQALLHGDLHTGSVFVKSDSTKVIDPEFAFYGPMGYDVGNIMANLMFAWVNADAVMQSGIEKDTYMNWIESTMIDVIDLFKKKFLDAWDIHVTEIMAKEEGFNRVYLQSVLEDTAAVTGLELIRRIVGLAKVKDMTCIENEEARARAERICLQTAKKFILQANQYKTGSSFVETLKKQSMHSAK from the coding sequence ATGTCTAAGTTCACGAAGTATTTTTTAATGGAAGCTAAAGATGTGATTGCATATGTGCAAGAGAAATTACCTAAGTTCGAGCATGCAAAGGGGCTAAAGTGTAAAGAAATAGGTGATGGTAATTTAAATTATGTGTTCCGCGTTTGGGATGAACAGAAGAACATTTCTGTCATTGTAAAGCAAGCTGGGGATACAGCGCGTATTTCAGATGAGTTTAAGTTGTCGACGAATCGAATCCGTATAGAATCAGATGTTTTGCGATTAGAAGGAGAGTTAGCATCTGGACTCGTGCCAAATGTATATTTGTTTGATAGTGTGATGAATTGTTGCGTGATGGAAGATTTATCAGATCACACAATATTGCGTACAGCACTCATAAATCATCAAATGTTTCCGAGGCTTGCTGATGATTTAACTACTTTTATGGTAAATACCCTTCTATTAACATCAGATGTTGTAATGAATCATAAAGAGAAGAAGGAACTCGTGAAGAATTATATAAATCCTGAGTTATGTGAGATTACAGAGGACCTCGTATATTCAGAGCCATTCACAAACCATAATAAACGCAACGAATTGTTTCAATTAAATGAAGGATGGATTAGGGAGCATATTTATAGTGATAAAGAGCTTCGTATGGAAGTAGCAAAACTTAAGTTTTCGTTTATGACGAATGCACAAGCGCTACTTCACGGTGATTTACATACTGGTTCTGTTTTTGTAAAAAGTGATTCTACAAAGGTTATTGATCCTGAATTTGCTTTTTATGGACCTATGGGATATGACGTTGGGAATATAATGGCGAATTTAATGTTTGCATGGGTGAATGCAGATGCAGTGATGCAATCTGGTATTGAGAAAGATACATATATGAACTGGATAGAATCTACCATGATAGATGTAATTGATTTATTTAAGAAGAAGTTTTTAGACGCTTGGGATATTCATGTGACAGAGATTATGGCGAAGGAAGAAGGCTTTAACCGAGTTTATTTACAATCTGTATTAGAGGATACAGCTGCAGTGACGGGTCTTGAGTTAATTCGTCGTATTGTTGGTCTAGCGAAGGTAAAGGATATGACTTGTATTGAGAATGAAGAGGCGCGTGCTAGAGCGGAGCGAATTTGTCTTCAGACAGCGAAGAAGTTTATTTTACAAGCGAATCAATATAAAACAGGTAGCAGCTTTGTAGAAACGTTAAAAAAACAGTCAATGCATAGTGCGAAATAA
- the ahpC gene encoding alkyl hydroperoxide reductase subunit C — MLLIGTEVKPFKANAYHNGEFIQVTDESLKGKWSVVCFYPADFTFVCPTELEDLQNQYATLKDLGVEVYSVSTDTHFTHKAWHDSSETIGKIEYIMIGDPTRTITTNFNVLMEEEGLAARGTFIIDPDGVIQSMEINADGIGRDASILVNKIKAAQYVRNNPGEVCPAKWQEGSATLKPSLDLVGKI, encoded by the coding sequence ATGTTATTAATCGGCACAGAAGTAAAACCGTTTAAAGCTAATGCTTACCATAATGGAGAATTTATCCAAGTTACTGACGAAAGTTTAAAAGGAAAATGGAGCGTAGTTTGTTTCTATCCAGCAGACTTCACATTCGTTTGTCCAACTGAACTTGAAGACTTACAAAACCAATACGCAACTCTAAAAGACTTAGGCGTTGAAGTATACTCTGTATCTACAGACACTCACTTCACTCACAAAGCATGGCATGATAGCTCAGAAACTATCGGCAAAATCGAATACATTATGATTGGTGACCCAACTCGCACAATCACTACAAACTTCAACGTTTTAATGGAAGAAGAAGGTCTTGCTGCTCGTGGTACATTCATCATCGATCCAGACGGCGTTATCCAATCTATGGAAATCAATGCTGACGGTATCGGCCGTGACGCAAGCATCCTTGTTAACAAAATTAAAGCAGCTCAATACGTACGTAACAACCCAGGTGAAGTTTGCCCAGCTAAATGGCAAGAGGGTTCTGCAACACTTAAACCAAGCCTTGACCTTGTAGGCAAAATCTAA
- a CDS encoding FecCD family ABC transporter permease — MKRKDVKRMKKEQDNLRSNAFTYKLILSIIAFFLIFMFAMVLGAADTSIKDVWLALTSSAKGDKLSILREIRLPREVAAIFVGAGLAVSGAIMQGLTRNPLADPGLLGLTGGANAALALTLAFNPSISYLYLTLACFIGAAIGAIMVFGIGMVKKGGLSPLRIVLAGAAVSAFLLAISEGVGIYFKISQDVSMWTAGGVIGTSWSQLKIIIPVISISIFIAILLAKKLTVLSFSEEVAVGLGQKIIVIKTILFIIIILLAGASVALVGNMAFIGLMIPHMVRPIVGPDYRFVIPMSAIAGASFMLLADTIGRTINAPYETPVAAIVAIVGLPFFLFIVRKGGRTFS, encoded by the coding sequence ATGAAAAGAAAAGATGTGAAACGAATGAAAAAAGAGCAAGACAACCTACGTTCCAACGCTTTTACATACAAATTAATTTTGAGTATCATTGCATTCTTTCTTATTTTTATGTTTGCAATGGTGTTAGGCGCTGCAGATACTTCTATAAAAGACGTATGGTTAGCACTTACTTCCTCTGCTAAAGGAGATAAGCTATCCATCCTTCGTGAAATACGTTTACCACGTGAAGTTGCTGCTATTTTTGTAGGGGCTGGACTCGCTGTTTCTGGTGCAATTATGCAAGGATTAACGCGAAACCCACTTGCCGATCCTGGATTACTTGGCCTAACTGGTGGCGCAAATGCTGCACTTGCACTAACACTTGCCTTCAATCCTTCTATAAGCTACCTTTACTTAACACTAGCTTGCTTTATCGGTGCTGCAATTGGCGCTATTATGGTATTTGGAATTGGCATGGTGAAAAAGGGCGGACTTTCCCCTCTTCGAATTGTATTAGCTGGTGCTGCTGTTTCAGCATTTCTACTTGCAATCTCAGAAGGTGTTGGCATTTACTTTAAAATTTCACAAGATGTATCAATGTGGACGGCTGGGGGCGTAATTGGAACGAGTTGGAGCCAATTAAAAATTATTATTCCGGTTATTTCAATAAGTATATTTATCGCTATCTTACTTGCAAAGAAATTAACAGTTCTTAGTTTCAGTGAAGAAGTTGCTGTTGGACTCGGTCAAAAGATTATCGTCATTAAAACAATTTTATTTATCATTATTATCTTGCTTGCAGGTGCTTCTGTAGCGCTTGTCGGAAACATGGCATTTATCGGCTTAATGATACCTCATATGGTTCGTCCAATCGTTGGACCAGATTACCGTTTTGTTATACCGATGTCAGCGATCGCTGGTGCTTCCTTTATGCTGCTCGCAGATACAATCGGACGTACAATTAACGCTCCGTATGAAACACCAGTTGCTGCAATCGTCGCAATTGTAGGATTACCATTCTTCCTATTTATTGTACGTAAAGGAGGAAGAACTTTCTCATGA
- a CDS encoding FecCD family ABC transporter permease, producing the protein MMQSILKKQRLIILALLILTITTIVIGMGLGSAALSYDRLIPTLMGQGSFKEEFVLYSLRLPRIVITLLAGMALALSGAILQGITRNDLAEPGILGINAGAGVAVSVFFLYFPIDVGSFLYLLPVVGFIGAFLTAVLIYVFSYSKSTGLQPIRLTLTGIGFSFALSGAMIVLISSADRMKVDFIAKWIAGNIWGDDWTFVLAMLPWLIVLIPFVFYKANRLNILALNEPVAIGVGIEIEKERRYLLIAAVALAAAAVSVTGGISFIGLMAPHIAKSLVGPRHQIFIPIAVLIGGWLLLLADTIGRNIVEPSGIPAGIVVALIGAPYFMYLLLKKA; encoded by the coding sequence ATGATGCAATCTATTCTAAAGAAACAACGCCTTATCATACTTGCATTACTCATACTTACCATCACAACAATTGTAATTGGAATGGGACTCGGTTCTGCCGCTCTCTCCTATGACAGATTAATCCCAACACTTATGGGACAAGGTTCATTTAAAGAAGAATTCGTTTTATATTCTTTAAGGCTACCTAGAATCGTCATTACATTATTAGCCGGTATGGCACTCGCTTTATCAGGTGCTATATTACAAGGTATTACCCGAAACGATTTAGCTGAACCTGGTATTCTCGGCATTAACGCTGGTGCTGGTGTTGCAGTTTCTGTTTTCTTTCTATACTTCCCGATAGACGTAGGTTCATTTCTTTACCTACTACCAGTCGTTGGATTTATCGGTGCGTTTCTAACAGCTGTTCTAATTTACGTATTTTCATATAGCAAATCCACAGGCCTTCAGCCAATAAGATTAACATTAACCGGCATCGGTTTTTCCTTTGCACTATCTGGCGCGATGATTGTACTTATTTCATCTGCAGATCGTATGAAAGTAGACTTTATCGCTAAATGGATTGCCGGAAACATTTGGGGAGATGACTGGACATTTGTTTTAGCAATGCTTCCTTGGCTAATCGTATTAATCCCATTTGTTTTCTATAAGGCAAATAGATTAAATATACTAGCATTAAACGAGCCAGTAGCAATCGGTGTTGGAATTGAAATTGAAAAAGAACGAAGATACTTATTAATCGCAGCCGTTGCACTTGCTGCCGCTGCTGTTTCCGTAACAGGAGGCATTAGCTTTATCGGACTTATGGCTCCTCACATCGCCAAATCTTTAGTAGGTCCAAGGCATCAAATATTCATCCCTATCGCCGTTTTAATCGGCGGATGGTTATTACTACTAGCGGATACAATTGGACGAAATATCGTCGAACCTAGCGGTATTCCAGCTGGTATTGTCGTTGCTTTAATTGGTGCACCTTACTTTATGTATTTGTTATTGAAGAAGGCATAG
- a CDS encoding iron-hydroxamate ABC transporter substrate-binding protein encodes MKKLFISLTVLFVLVMSACSNGSTDKKNDAKGKKSETITYQSENGKVEVPANPQRVVVLSSFAGNVMSLGVNLVGVDSWSKQNPRFDSKLKNVAEVSDENVEKIAELNPDLIIGLSNIKNVDKLKKIAPTVTYTYGKVDYLTQHLEIGKLLNKEKEAKTWVDDFKKRAQTAGKDIKAKIGEDATVSVVENFNKQLYVYGENWGRGTEILYQEMKLKMPEKVKEKALKEGYYALSTEVLPEFAGDYLIVSKNKDTDNSFQETESYKNIPAVKNNRVYEANMMEFYFNDPLTLDFQLDFFKKSFLGQ; translated from the coding sequence ATGAAAAAATTATTTATTTCACTAACAGTTCTGTTCGTCCTTGTTATGAGTGCTTGTAGCAACGGTTCAACAGACAAGAAGAACGACGCAAAAGGTAAGAAATCAGAAACAATTACATACCAATCTGAAAATGGTAAAGTAGAAGTTCCAGCAAATCCACAACGTGTTGTTGTCCTATCATCATTCGCTGGTAACGTAATGTCATTAGGGGTAAATCTTGTTGGGGTAGATTCATGGTCTAAACAAAACCCACGTTTCGATAGCAAACTGAAAAATGTCGCTGAAGTATCAGATGAAAATGTTGAAAAGATTGCAGAATTAAATCCAGATTTAATCATTGGTTTATCAAATATTAAAAATGTTGATAAGTTAAAGAAAATCGCTCCTACTGTAACATACACTTACGGAAAAGTTGATTACTTAACACAACACTTAGAAATCGGTAAATTATTAAATAAAGAAAAAGAAGCAAAAACTTGGGTTGATGATTTCAAGAAACGCGCACAAACAGCTGGAAAAGACATTAAAGCGAAGATTGGTGAAGATGCAACAGTTTCTGTTGTTGAAAACTTCAACAAACAGCTTTACGTATACGGCGAAAACTGGGGCCGCGGAACAGAAATTCTTTACCAAGAAATGAAATTAAAAATGCCTGAAAAAGTAAAAGAAAAAGCTTTAAAGGAAGGATACTACGCATTATCTACTGAGGTATTACCTGAGTTTGCTGGTGATTACTTAATCGTAAGTAAAAACAAAGATACTGATAACTCATTCCAAGAGACAGAATCATATAAAAACATTCCAGCAGTAAAAAATAATCGTGTATATGAAGCAAACATGATGGAATTCTATTTCAATGATCCACTTACATTAGATTTCCAACTAGACTTCTTCAAGAAGAGCTTTCTTGGTCAATAA
- the mtnA gene encoding S-methyl-5-thioribose-1-phosphate isomerase encodes MAEQLIPIQWKDDALVLLDQTVLPNEVVYESFKTAEGVWDAIQVMKVRGAPAIGVSAAYGVYLGVKEVAESSAEEFIAEVKKVCAYLATSRPTAVNLFWALERMESVAKENAHLSIAQLKDRLLEEAKEIHREDEEINRQIGEHALTLFHDGMGVLTHCNAGALATTKYGTATAPMYLAKEKGWDLKIYSDETRPRLQGSTLTALELQRAGIDVTVITDNMAAMVMSQGKIDAVIVGCDRVAANGDVANKIGTLGVSILAKYYNIPFYVAAPTPTIDLKTLTGKEIPIEERDASEVINRFGQYSAPQESKVYNPAFDVTPYENVTAIITEKGIVRAPFMENLKKLFQ; translated from the coding sequence ATGGCAGAGCAATTAATACCAATTCAGTGGAAAGATGATGCTTTAGTGTTATTGGATCAAACGGTATTACCGAACGAAGTAGTCTATGAATCTTTTAAAACGGCTGAGGGTGTGTGGGATGCGATTCAAGTAATGAAAGTACGAGGAGCGCCGGCAATAGGTGTTTCAGCAGCCTACGGTGTGTATTTAGGAGTAAAGGAAGTTGCGGAAAGTTCGGCGGAAGAATTCATAGCGGAAGTAAAAAAGGTATGTGCATACTTAGCGACATCAAGACCGACGGCAGTAAATTTATTTTGGGCGCTTGAAAGAATGGAAAGTGTCGCGAAAGAGAATGCTCACTTATCAATTGCGCAGTTGAAAGATAGATTATTAGAAGAAGCAAAAGAGATTCATAGAGAAGATGAAGAAATTAACCGTCAAATTGGAGAACATGCATTAACATTATTCCATGATGGCATGGGGGTATTAACGCATTGTAATGCAGGTGCGTTAGCAACGACTAAGTATGGAACTGCGACAGCTCCAATGTACTTAGCGAAAGAAAAAGGATGGGACTTAAAAATCTATTCCGATGAAACACGCCCTAGATTACAAGGTTCAACGTTAACGGCATTAGAACTGCAGCGAGCGGGAATTGATGTAACGGTCATTACAGATAATATGGCGGCAATGGTCATGTCACAAGGGAAAATCGATGCAGTAATCGTTGGATGTGATCGTGTAGCAGCAAACGGGGATGTAGCAAATAAAATTGGAACATTAGGTGTTTCGATTTTGGCTAAATATTATAACATTCCGTTTTATGTAGCAGCACCAACGCCGACAATTGATTTGAAAACACTGACAGGAAAAGAAATTCCAATTGAAGAAAGGGATGCTTCTGAAGTGATCAATCGTTTCGGACAATACTCTGCTCCTCAAGAAAGTAAAGTATACAATCCGGCATTTGATGTCACGCCATATGAAAATGTAACAGCGATTATTACGGAAAAAGGAATTGTGAGAGCACCGTTTATGGAGAATTTAAAAAAGTTATTTCAATAA